In Aspergillus chevalieri M1 DNA, chromosome 7, nearly complete sequence, the sequence TGAGTCCACCCCTCCGTTTAACAAGATGTTTAGGACAAATTCTAACGAGACAGTCACCCGCTATATCGTCGGCTTCAAGAAAGAGGAATCCGACTTCCTCCTCAAGTTCCTCTACGACCACATCGCCCTCTCTCAGGACCTGCAGTGCCGTGTCCGCTGGAGGCCCGGAACCGTAGTCGTCTGGGATGTAAGCCCCCTTGCCCTGTCCCCTGGGATATATGAAAATATGCTGACAAACATAGAACCGCGTTACTGCCCACTCGGCCCTGTTCGACTGGGAAGATGGCCAGAGACGCCATATTGCCAGAATCACACCGCAGGCGGAGGCGCCGTACGAGACGCCTTTTGAGCAGTAGACTGCTTGCTTTAGTATAAGTGATGAGATAGCATGTTGATTTGATGAATTAATGCATTGGATGATTCCGCCATCTGCCTGTAACTTGAGCCATGTGTAGTAAAACAAGTAAATGTTCGCCAACATAGTAGCCAGTCATACCTTAGCTACCCAAATTTCCCCGAACCAATGAGGTGAATCTCCATTCCAAGGCATATATCAAACTATCAACTCTAACTCCGCTTCCCAAACCAAGAATCAACCCTAATCACCGAACGAGAACGCAGCCGAACCCCGGATGATTCGCCATGCGTTGGCCTTTGTGACTCCACGCCAGCATTATCAATATGATAGGATTGTGCTTCATTATCGATTTTTCTATTGTCGTTTCCCGAGGTGTTTTCagtggggatggtggatatgTCTTCGAGGTGTTCCCAGGTGATAacgtcatcgtcgtcgtcgtcatgGCTGTTGTGGAagattgttggttttgtgGATGCCATTTTAATTGGGTTTAGCTTGGATCCGCGGGTAATTTAGTGGGTTGATCTAGTGGATGGTTGCATGTGAGTCTAGGTGTGTTTATGCGTGTAATCAATAGATCGAACTTACCACCGCAGTGTGGATCGTGTTAGTAGTGGTTAACCTTCAATTCGACCAAAACCTCAATCGACTATAACCCAGAGAGATGAATGAATCCCAGACTGAGCGAGCAGAGGTCGAAATTACGGTGGCCAGAGCCCCGAAAAAAGCAGTCCCCGGCCCTTGCGTAACCACAACCTTCTCCTCCCTTATCACCCAGCCCATCCTGTATGCTTAGCATTACACATGCCACACGACACTCCATCCCTACCAATCCAAGCACCACTCATTCTGTATTGAGAGACCGCTCAAACCTCTCCAAAATCCCAACCCTCCACTCCCGGAACCCCCTTGCAGAAACCGGTAACATCGCATTCCGTTCCACCAGCGTCTGGTAAACACTCTTATAGATATCGCTCGGTAACATGAGCTCCTCGAGCGAGAGCGATGACGGTTTTCCGTTTCCGGGGCTGAGTAGGTCTTCGACGGTGGAGGTTTCTTGGAAAAGGATTTTCATGCCGCGGTGGgcggttgtggtggtggtgctgtgtgaggtgctggtggtggagTAGCGGAGATCGGGATTGAAGACCCATAGCTGTTGTTATCGTGGGTTAGTCTTTGGTTTTGTTGGGTGGGTGAATTGTGGGTTAGGGTAGAGGCGTACGAGAAGGCCATGCTTGCCGCTGTAGTGGACGACGAAGCGTCGGGCACTTTCTCGCTCGACGAGTTCGAGCAGTTGTGCTGCGACGACCGTTTCTGTGGGGTGGGTGTGCCAtgttcctttctcttcgGTTGTGGACGGGGTGTATGCGGATAAGGCTGCTTTGAGGAGTCGCCAACCGTTGGCGATAGGGTCTTCCAGGGCTATTAGAGCGTTGCATTGTGTGCAGGTTATATTCCTTTTTTTAGAGTTCTCGTTTTGGATCTAGTACGAGACAAGAAGTCAGCATGCTTAACTGGGGTTCAGATATTGCGCTGAGTTGAAATGAAAGATGATTTGTATTGCGTGGAATACAGCAAGCTAATCTACGGACTATGCTTCATGTACCTCAAATAATCGCGTCAATCCCACCACTCTAGGAAAGTCAATGACCAAAATTGACGGAGAAAGTTATGAGGCTCCTGCATAAGATACAGCAGCCATGGCTACTCGCGGCAGGATAAGGACGAAATCCATCTCGTGGAGGATAACTGCCCTTGCCTTTGAGCCACCACAGCTCCAGATACCTCATGCTTGAGAGGTTAGTATAGGGCAATTGTATCGAAGACCAAGCCATGGAATGAATAGGCCTCCTTCTTGTTGCCCGGTCGTACGCATATAGATGCgaaaaatagaaaagaataaTCAGGTAGGACAGTGAGAATCCTCTTACCTGTAATCCCCTACAATCACCCTCGGCGACCAAAAAGGTCGCCACGTCAACAAGCCCCGTCCCCGAACTCGCCACGACCTGGTTCGCAGCACCATAGCCTTTAACCTGCGAGTTCCGCTCCTCAATCGACACCGTATGATCGCCATGGTCATGGTCGTGAGTATCCGGCTTGTGGCAATGCCAGAAATCCATCATCTCCGCCCAATTCCCACTAGGCAGGTCTTTCCACACCCACTTACTACCAGTATCACCAGGTGTAGGCGCAGGCGCACAATCCAAAACCACTTTCCCGCAACCTCGACAACCTAACTGTGTATACGATCCCATATCACCAGCCATCCAGGGTACGTATTTCTCGCTCGTGACCTCATCGTCGGGACGTAGTAACCCACCGCTTGTATCACCGGGATCGATCTGCATTCTGAACGACAGTTCCCTTTCATCCCAGTTCCCACTCCCCGGTCCTGATATTGATCCTGATTCTCCCTTCTGGCGAGTCCCATTGCCAGTTCCAGTATGCTGTCGCCCCTCCAAAACCCGCCGCGCCGCCTCATTCACGCGCGCGGGGAGCTTAATGGTCTCCGATACATCGTCATATGGCTCTGGAAGGGAAACTGTCACTGCGCGACGGGACTCGGAGAGGGAGATGATCGGCTCGAGGTTCATGGGGAGGGTGATGTAGAGCGTTGTTTGGCGGATGTTGGGGAGGAATTCGGCGTGGAGGGTTAGAGTGGGTTTGGTTTCTGGGTTTCGCGAGGCCATTTTGCCTTCCGTGGAGGTGATGAGATTCCGAAATCAATGAGATTCCGAAATCAATGAGTTAGTGAAGCTGTTAGTTCTTGATGTTGTTCTGCTCTGACTTGTTGGATTGTTGTTTGTACGAAGTGGATACAGCTTTTATAGTCACATGATGCCAAGACATTGAAATGTATGCGTGTTTGGGCAATCGAAGCCCCAGTTTACAcgtactccggagtaaagGTCAAGCCATGGGTATTCTTGTGTTGTTCAAATTGCGTATGTATTCTCGTTGTTCTGCTTATGGTTTAtcactacggagtacagtctTCATGGCTAGGAACTGTgaagatatatatatccacCGCTTCTCCGCGTCAGGCCAGATTGCGGAGAGGGAATGACCACAATGACTTGGAAACATTTCTAGTGAGAGTGACAGACACTCATAGCACTTCAATATAGTGTCTACTCCGGAGCATTATCATCACATCAATCATCCAATCCAGTCGATTGAAAGTCCCGTGACCACCGACCTCTAACCTCGGCTCGGAAGTGGCAGAATAGCACGGGCGGTGGTCCCCAATCGCGCCCCGAGAAGCAGTAGTTTGATCTTCCCCGGCTTTCCACCAGCCAGCTGAATTCCCTCGGCCGATTGTTTGACTTCTCTGGGTCGGTGAGTTTCTGAGCTGACTGAGTACACCGTGGTTACTTGTACAGTTCCATTCGTGACATGAAGTCCTGATTTCTCGTTCTCGTCTTTACTTCATCCGCACCCCCCTCAACATACCATTAACCGACCGACCACCGACCATGGACTTCGAGCACTACGGTGGACAGAGCGCAGACCAGCCCAAGCGACAACGGCGACGACGACCTAATGCCGCCAGAAGGCTGTTGCGCAATAAGGCGCCTATCTCGGCTCGTTTGACGCTGGATCCCCAGCTGCGTGGGAATGTCGGGATTGTTTCCGACGATCTCGTTAATGATCTGTTTCAGTACCGGGAGGTGAAAGGTGAGCTGCATGCTTTCTCATTATAGTGACTGAGGCTGATATTCATTTCATGCTTAGATGGCGAAGTCCTCTACGTCGCAGTCTCCCCGTATACCCCGAGTTACAATTCCGTGGAGGAGCTAGCCTGGACCATACTTCCGGTTCGAGTACATCCGAGAGAATCGTCTTATACCGCGCCTATTTCGCACTCGACCGTCGTTTTCCCTGATTCGGCGGAGTCGTTGCAGCCGTTCCTTCAGGCCCAGAGCAGACTGGACCCTACGCGTCACTCGGTTCAGACACAGCGTGTGATTGAGATTCGGGTGTTGGACGTGGTGCCGCTACAATTAGATACGGTGTACGTGACGGTGGAGCGGAATCTCGTTCGGAACCACGATGACGTGCAGAACAAGTTTGGTGGCGGATTCTCGCCCAGCATCCATGGACCAAATGGATTATGGGCCAAGGCCGCGAAGGGCAGCGAGGCGAAACGATATTCGAAGAAGGCGGCAGCTGAAGCTGAGGAGCGACTGACTGCCGCCGTGCGTGAAGCTCTTGGTGCGCAAAAAGTGGTGCATACTGGCGCGGTGCTGCCGCTCCCGCTGCCACCGCATCCGATCACCTATGCGCCACCACCTCCCGTGCACATTTCGTTCTGCGAACCCGTGTCGCAGGGTGTGTTGGTGCCGGAAACCAAGATTGTCCTTATACAGGCGCGAGCGCATGGAACCCGATCGCAGAAGAGCTTGTCGTCAACTTCAAGCCTCAAGCAGGTCACAGAAGATGAGGCGGATGATACTTCCAATGAACAGTTTTACTCTGCTGCTGAAGAGAAGGGCAATGAGAGTGGAACGGAGATGGAGAGTACTTCTCCACCAGATGATTCGGAGACAGAGGGCTCTGTTGGCACCGCAAGCGATACATCCGACGACTCTTTGGAGGATATGATTTCCCTTTCAGCGCCGCAGCTCCCGCAACCGCCGTCGGGAATCGCATCCTCAATGACAGGTGCGACGCCTCGTGCAGGCTCCCGCCGTGGAGATGGTGTGCAGACACCGGGATCAGTTGCGTCTAACTTTACGTCGACGACCATGCGTCCTGGCGGCCGCAGTGGTAGCGGCGGCAAGGTCTTCAAGGCAGAAGGTCTTCTACGCTCGATACCGCTTGAACTACTACATCCCAGACCTcgcgatgacgatgatgtgGACGCCTTCGTCTTCGTGGATATCAGTGCGCTTGCCAAGATTGGCTGTTTCTCTGGAGACTGGGTCAGAATCGAGGCTTCCGAGGAACCGCAAGCAAACATCTTTGCTTCCATCAAGCTTGGCAGCTTTAACGAGCAGGAGGAGGACTCTGGCGATTGGCGTGCCGTGAGGATATACGGTCTACCAGGTCTTCCTTCCGCTAAACCGCGGTATTCGATCAACCAGTCGGAGCGTCGTGGAAGCTTCTCCCAACGTCTTCCAGTTCGCTTGACCCCGTCGGTGTACGTTCCGCCATTGCTCCTCAACAATCTCGACAACCCAAAACACCTCCGTATTTCTCGCATGAACTTCGCTTCCGCCAACGGACCATCCAAGCCCGGTCTTTTGCATCAGGTGAAGAGCAGCTCGATAAGGACTCCGCCGTTGGCAAAGGAGGTGACGTTGCTTAAGGTGTCTACTCCACTGTCCATGGACCGTGTTCTTCAGCCAGCCTTATTTGCGGGACTTAAGCAGTATTTCGAGTCTGCGCGACGGTTGTTAAAGAGCGGTGACCTCGTTGGTATCAGTGTCGACGAGGGTCTTGGTAAAACCGTCTTTGGAGGCGCCGCTGCGACCGATGGTGCGGCCCAGGATGACGATCTGACTACCCGACTGGGTCAGGTTTCAGGTGCAAACAACCCAGGGTCGAGAAAAGTTGGTGTTGCTTGGTTCCGCGTGGGCCATGTAACCGCCAGTTCGTCGGAAGACGATGAACCAACTGAAGACCAGTGGGGAGGCGTTGCCGTTATTGACACAGCAAGCACAAGAATGGTGCAGGCAGGAAGCGACGTGAGCAGAGTCCCAGGCACGATGAACAACGGATGGGAGTATTGGCTTGGAGCCAAGGGGATACCTAAAGCCATTGGTGAATCTTTGACACCTCATGGACTCCTTACGGAGTCACCGCAATTGTTCACTCCTCCTTTGCAGCAGCGGATCCGCGATCTCATGTCTGCCGCGACGAGTTCTCGCGCAATTAAGCTTGGTATGAAGCCTGTTGTCATCTTGCTCCGGTCACAACAACGACACATCGGAAAAGCAACTGTGGCGAAGCGAGCTTGTTCGGATATCGGATTACATACTTTCCCAATTGATGCCTATGATATCCTGACCGAAGGCGGAGCCAACGGAGGCGATGTCAAGACAGAAGCTTACCTGAAAGCTCGTGCGGAGCGTGCCTTCAACTGCGGACCAAGCTGCACGGCACTCTTGATCCAACACATTGAGGTCTTGACGGCCGATCGGATTGTGACGGCGATGTCTGAGATCGTTGCGGATGCTCGGGTCGTGATCGCAACGACCACTGACGTCGAGCAAATCCCCGAAGGCATCCGTAGCATGTTCACGCACGAGTTTGAGATGACTGCGCCGGAAGAAAAGGAGCGTGAAGGTATCCTGCAGAATGCCGTTGCCGACCGTAGTATCAAGCTGTCACCCGACGCGGACCTGGCTACTGTTGCTCTGAAGACTGCCGCGCTAGTCGCTGGTGATTTGGTGGACGTCGTCGAACGAGCCTGCGCCGCGCGTGCTGCCCGCTTGGAGAAACTGGCAGAGACTGCCAGCACGAGCTCTTCCGAAACCAAGATCAACATTCGCGACGTCGTCATTGCCGGCGGTGATGCCGCGCGAGGCGTCACCAAAGCGGACTTTGAAACAGCCGTGGAAGCGGCAAGAAAGAACTTTGCCGATTCGATTGGCGcacctaagatccccaacgTCAGTTGGGATGATGTGGGTGGCTTGGCTACCGTTAAGGATGCCCTTGTGGAAACCATCCAGCTGCCACTGGAACGCCCTGAGCTGTTCGCCAAGGGCATGAAGAAGCGCAGCGGTATCCTGTTCTACGGACCT encodes:
- the pex6 gene encoding AAA family ATPase peroxin 6 (BUSCO:EOG09260VTN;~COG:O;~EggNog:ENOG410PFF8;~InterPro:IPR027417,IPR003593,IPR003960,IPR003959;~PFAM:PF00004;~go_function: GO:0005524 - ATP binding [Evidence IEA];~go_function: GO:0016887 - ATPase activity [Evidence IEA]), with the translated sequence MDFEHYGGQSADQPKRQRRRRPNAARRLLRNKAPISARLTLDPQLRGNVGIVSDDLVNDLFQYREVKDGEVLYVAVSPYTPSYNSVEELAWTILPVRVHPRESSYTAPISHSTVVFPDSAESLQPFLQAQSRLDPTRHSVQTQRVIEIRVLDVVPLQLDTVYVTVERNLVRNHDDVQNKFGGGFSPSIHGPNGLWAKAAKGSEAKRYSKKAAAEAEERLTAAVREALGAQKVVHTGAVLPLPLPPHPITYAPPPPVHISFCEPVSQGVLVPETKIVLIQARAHGTRSQKSLSSTSSLKQVTEDEADDTSNEQFYSAAEEKGNESGTEMESTSPPDDSETEGSVGTASDTSDDSLEDMISLSAPQLPQPPSGIASSMTGATPRAGSRRGDGVQTPGSVASNFTSTTMRPGGRSGSGGKVFKAEGLLRSIPLELLHPRPRDDDDVDAFVFVDISALAKIGCFSGDWVRIEASEEPQANIFASIKLGSFNEQEEDSGDWRAVRIYGLPGLPSAKPRYSINQSERRGSFSQRLPVRLTPSVYVPPLLLNNLDNPKHLRISRMNFASANGPSKPGLLHQVKSSSIRTPPLAKEVTLLKVSTPLSMDRVLQPALFAGLKQYFESARRLLKSGDLVGISVDEGLGKTVFGGAAATDGAAQDDDLTTRLGQVSGANNPGSRKVGVAWFRVGHVTASSSEDDEPTEDQWGGVAVIDTASTRMVQAGSDVSRVPGTMNNGWEYWLGAKGIPKAIGESLTPHGLLTESPQLFTPPLQQRIRDLMSAATSSRAIKLGMKPVVILLRSQQRHIGKATVAKRACSDIGLHTFPIDAYDILTEGGANGGDVKTEAYLKARAERAFNCGPSCTALLIQHIEVLTADRIVTAMSEIVADARVVIATTTDVEQIPEGIRSMFTHEFEMTAPEEKEREGILQNAVADRSIKLSPDADLATVALKTAALVAGDLVDVVERACAARAARLEKLAETASTSSSETKINIRDVVIAGGDAARGVTKADFETAVEAARKNFADSIGAPKIPNVSWDDVGGLATVKDALVETIQLPLERPELFAKGMKKRSGILFYGPPGTGKTLLAKAIATEFSLNFFSVKGPELLNMYIGESEANVRRVFQRARDARPCVVFFDELDSVAPKRGNQGDSGGVMDRIVSQLLAELDGMNGGEENSGGVFVVGATNRPDLLDTALLRPGRFDKMLYLGISDTHEKQAKILEALTRKFTLDPELSLQRVADRLPLTYTGADLYALCSDSMLKAVTRKALAVDEKIRLLPDGPVSTAYFFDHLATPDDVSVMVTEEDFTDAQSELVPSVSAKELEHFERIRQSFESVDKKKQNQQEQHQPQQSRPAQTIGEALEALRLSGEQPILDGTDGPVVNGDSHLPLNMGKGKARHGKGKGKARSKAGSEVDGEVSDEESIGEKEDEDYVVRTDHLQ
- a CDS encoding HECT-type E3 ubiquitin transferase (COG:S;~EggNog:ENOG410PQ4F;~InterPro:IPR019193;~PFAM:PF09814), with the translated sequence MASRNPETKPTLTLHAEFLPNIRQTTLYITLPMNLEPIISLSESRRAVTVSLPEPYDDVSETIKLPARVNEAARRVLEGRQHTGTGNGTRQKGESGSISGPGSGNWDERELSFRMQIDPGDTSGGLLRPDDEVTSEKYVPWMAGDMGSYTQLGCRGCGKVVLDCAPAPTPGDTGSKWVWKDLPSGNWAEMMDFWHCHKPDTHDHDHGDHTVSIEERNSQVKGYGAANQVVASSGTGLVDVATFLVAEGDCRGLQIQNENSKKRNITCTQCNALIALEDPIANGWRLLKAALSAYTPSTTEEKGTWHTHPTETVVAAQLLELVERESARRFVVHYSGKHGLLLWVFNPDLRYSTTSTSHSTTTTTAHRGMKILFQETSTVEDLLSPGNGKPSSLSLEELMLPSDIYKSVYQTLVERNAMLPVSARGFREWRVGILERFERSLNTE